Within the Halichoerus grypus chromosome 2, mHalGry1.hap1.1, whole genome shotgun sequence genome, the region CCGCACACCAGGCGTCTGAACAGGGACTCTCGGCTGCAGGACTGCCTGCGCTGAGACGCAGCGGCCGCCGCGGCGCCGGAGGACTCCCCGCCACCCGCCCTCGGTGCACCTGGCGTCCCGGCGCTGAGCAGGCAACCGAACTGCGGCCGCACTCGCCGGGCACCTCTCGCCGCCACTGAAGCCGAGGGGAGCCCCGAGCCCGGAGCTGACCGGAGCTGGGGGCCGGAGCCCAGAGCGCGGCTCCAAACCCGCGAGCCGGGTGATTGGCACGGCGGGGGGCGACGGCGGGACCCAGGGAAAGCCTGAGGGTCAAGCGCGCGGGGCCGTCCAGCTCCGAGCCCCGGGGCCCGCCGCCCCGCGGGGACGGCAGCTGAGCGCGGAGGCGAGGGAGCGGCGCGGCCCGGGCTGACCCGAAGGCACCGGCCCCCGGTGAGGCGCGCGCAGCAGGGCGGGAGGGGCGCGCCATGGAGGCGCCGGGCGGCGCAGGGCGGCCCGACACCGAGTGAGGCGGTCCGGCCGGGGTCGGCGGGCCATGTACGGAGACGTGTTCAACGCCACGGCCGGCCCCGAGGCGGCTGGAGGCGGCGCGCTGGCCCTGGCGGCCACGGTGAAGGCAGAGGGCGCTTTGCCGCTGGAGCTGGCCACGGCGCGCGGCATGCGGGACGGCGCGGCCACAAAGCCCGACCTGCCCACCTACCTGCTGCTCTTCTTCCTGCTGCTGCTGTCCGTGGCGCTCGTCGTCCTCTTCATCGGCTGCCAGCTGCGCCACTCGGCCTTCGCCGCGCTGCCCCACGACCGTTCGCTGCGCGACGCCCGCGCGCCCTGGAAGTCGCGGCCGGTGTAGCGGCGGGGTGAGCCGGCGCCGGCAGACGCAGTGTCCCCGTCTCACCGCCGGCCGCCGGGAGCGGCCGGGCCACAGGAGCCCGGTGCCGGGGGTCGCCCCTGTGAACGCCGCGCGCTGACCCGAAGACCCTTTACGACCTCGAGCGGCCTCCGGGGCGGAAAGGGAGTCGCCGGCGTTCGCAGGCTGCGCAGGGTCGCGCGCGATCCTAGCTGCGCGCGCTACCACGGTTCCGATCCCCTGGCGGAGTCTCTCTGCCCCCCGGACAGCGGGTCTCGCCGGGGAGCCTTCCTGAGAGACGGCGAGCCAGCCCGGACGCAGGAGCCTTCCCCGCCGCCCGCCGACTCCCTTGCTTTGCACAAGGAAGGGGCAGGCACGGCTGGGCGGGCGCGCAACTAGCACGGAGCTGCCTGTCCGGACTCCCTGGCCCCCTGGCTGTCTTCCCGCAGCTGCTACCGCCGCTTCCTCGCTTTGGCAccgagcccccccgcccccgaatCCGAGCGTGAACTCAGCCGGACTTGGAAATGATGCCTTTTGGGGGCTGCGTCCCCCGGGGGAAGCGAGGGGATGCCGAGTTCCAGTAGGTCCCGCCTGGGTCCAAGGGCTCAGTTTTCTCTGCGGGCACGGGGGGAGAGGCACAGGGTCGCACCGGCAGCACCCCGTGGTCGGGGATCCGCGTCCCGCACTCTACAATAAAACCTCGCCGAATTAGACCCAGTGCTGAGAACGCTCTGCTCTTTGGTTGCGCCACTTTGGAAAGGGGGATTAGGGCCGGGCGAGCGACACTTGAGCTCTTGACCCAGGTCAGTCTTAATGATACTTCCTCCTCTCCAGCTTTTCCCCAGCCTCAGTCAGTTCCTTGTTCTGGGAAGTGTTTTCAGGGCCGGTCTCAAAGAGGAACTGCTGCCTCATCTGCTAAAAAAAATTCCCCGTGAAGGCTCCATAGAGACCTTCCTCCAGGCACTTCTTCCACCTGGGCCTGAACCCTCCCAAGAGCCAGTTCCAGACCAGAACCATCTGGTGATGGAAGGACCTGAAGGTCCAGCGATGGGACCAGCGGCTCAGCACTTCTTCCCAAAGTAGGCAGAAGCCAGCTCTGGAGAGCACAGGGGAGAAAGCAGTGCATGAGTAAAGCCAGCTATGAGGGGATGATTACAGAGAAACTGAGAGGGAATAAACAAAGATTTGTGATAACCTTGACCATTTTCAAAGTCAACCTAATTCTAGGGAGTCTACTTTGTGGGGGTTTAAAATAGTTTCAGGAGTTACCTGGCTCAGTGGGGCACTAGAGCTTAGAGAATATGTGactaaaaaaagatgtggtagaTTATTTAATTCAGTAGTACCAAACCATCTGTGGGGTCACTCAGCTTTTGAGAATCTGAAGAATGCTAGGATGTTGCATCAGGCAAAATGCAGACAGACACACAATTCTGCAAATCTTTTGTAAGGGATGCCTAAGGACCCAAGCTCAGGtcaggggagggcgggggggggggcgagaTTTGCTAGGGCTGGATGGAATCTTCACCCAGGGCTCCCCACCGCTGTTTCACCTCAGCCAGGGAGTGCCCAAGATAGCATCCTGGCTCCCATCCCAGGAAGCaggacagatgaacaggagacaAGGTCTCACATTGGGCTGGATTAACCAGGTCTTAGAAAACACCAGTGGTCTTCATTCTGTGCTAACGGTGCTAATTCTATGAAGACCTCACAGAACATTTTAGTCGGGTCTTTGGAAACATAGCCAAACCTCTCTGGCTTATAGTAATGGTAACCCCGCTAATCTGCATGACCCTTGGTTGcagagaagattaaatgaaacaaatgtaAGGAGATATGAGGCCCCCTGGCCGGTGTAATGAAATAGCACACTGCTGATAAGGGGGACCCCTTTTTGGCCTTGATCTGGGGGCTGTGAGGAGTAGGAGACTATAAAGAGACAGGGTACTCCTTGTGCACATCTCCCAGTGGGTAGATCTAAAGGCGGTATGCGAAATAGTCAGAGCACAAGCTCTGGAGCCTGACTGGTTTTAAATCCCAGCACCACTGCTCACTGGCAGTGCGACTCTAGGCACATTATTTAATCTATTTCAggctgcttcctcatctgtgaaatgggtattcTGTCGCCCAGCTCTACAGGTTTGAAACGTGGTGACAGATGTAACATGCTGGCTGGCTAGCCCCGGTGTGTTAGCGCTTACTCCGAGCCTTAGGCTGGAGGCACCAGTGCGGAAAGGTGAAGCTGACCCCCAAACAGGATGTGCTGTCACTAGGAATCATGGTCTATTGTGACCACAAACCAGTGCAAAGGCTGGTCCCTGCAGGGGGAAATATGACTGGCTTAGAGGTCACCTGCAGTTCTTGGGCCAGAATCAGCTAGAGCCAGGGCGATCCAGGAGGCTCTTAGGATCCCCTGATACAATACTGGCCCAAGGCCTCAAGAAGTGGAAACTGAGAGGTGGAAACTGAACAGTGCTAAGATGGAGACAGCCTGGAGTGCGTCTCTCTGTGTCTGCGGGCTTGCAGCCGCGTCACCCACCTAAGCCAATGGCTTGGCCCCTTCAAATACACAGATCCTTTTGAAATAAACTCTTAGGTAATAGGGCCTATGCAGAGATGGAATCTAGGAACCAGGCAGGTTCCATGAGAAGAACTAGACTGGGGCTCTGCTTTGCCAGCACTGTGACCCTGAATACTTTCATTCCCTTTTCTAGGCTAGTGTCGGACTAGTTGAGCAGTAACGGGCCTTTCTCATATTGGACCTAGCCCCAGATTCTTCCCTGGAAAGCAGGAATGTGGCTGAGTTCGTGTCTACCCTCTACTGATGGGCAGGGTGCGTGGACTACAATGCGGCAGTTGGACATGTAGATGGATATAAGGGAGGTAGGTCCATACACACACATCCTTCTGCCCTTTGCTCCTCCAACAATCCCACGAAACCTTGTAACCGCCTCGGGAGCTGGCCAGGGCATGCTAAAACTAAGAACAGGACCCATGACGTAGGTGATGGGGCTGCTCTGCCATAACCAGCCACTGGGAGCAGCAAGAGGGCCGAGCACACCCCCCTGATGGGGACTTAGGGGGCGGTAGGGTGGAAATTAGGGAAGGTGGTTGCaggtgccaggaaccagggagaagcagcagagtgTAGGGACCAAGAGCTTTAGTCCTGCCACTAGGTGGTAACCTGACCTGGGCCACCCACGCTACGCCTTGATTGTGTTCCTGGATTTCTGGGAGCCTCACTTTGCTCACCTGTACAATGGAGAGCACCTGGCTCCAGGGTTTTCAACATGGCCTGAGACACTGCAGGTGATGTTTGGCTCCTGTGTGCCACAGAGGAAGTGCTCTGGATGTGAGCTCTCCTTGCTGTTAACCGGGACGACCGTGTCAGAGGCGTTTGCAGCAGCACTAACCTAACTGCTCTCCCTCAAGGACCTCCAGTCCCGAAGCCTGCCCAGAGTCGGAGGGCAACTGTCCTGAGTCTTTCGTCTTTCTGCACATTCTCGCTAAACTAGCTCATCCACTCTCATGGTTTCAGGGGCGTTTCAAATGACTCGCTCCAGACCTTATCCCTGGGCCCGCTCCGTAGCTCCGTTTGGACAGCTCCTGGGGAACCTCAGACTCTACCTGTCTGAGGATCATCACCTTTTGATAAACAGCACATCTTCCTCCAGTCTCCTCCAGCTCAGTAAATTGCACCAGCATCTGGCGGCCCAAAGTGAAAGCCGCGGTGGTCGCCCTTTACCCCCAACCCTTTGTCCTCCCCCATGTAATCCATCACCTTCCAGATACCGATCCACTCCATCTActcctctccatctccactaTGGCCACCTGAATTCAAAGCCCAACATTCACGTTTGCCTCTCTCCAAAGCAACATCTGAGCCCAGCACCTGCCTCCAACTCCAGCTTATACTCCAACGGCTTCTCCTTGCCCTCAGGATCTAAAACAAAGCCCTAACCTTGGCCTTCAAGACCTAGCACCATGTGGCCCCACCAACcgctccagcctcatctcctcaCACTCCTTTGTACTCCAGGCTCTAGTCACAGGGGCCTTTCAAGCCCTAAGGTCTCCTGCCTGAGCTACTTGTCTCCCGTCCCTCGTCTTGCTAGTgccttctcatccttcaggtgTAACTGACAGATCTCCTCCTCAAAAGGACTTGGCTGAGTCCTCAGAGACCAGTTCTCTTTGTTCATAGCCTCCAATCAGCTCCCTTATCATAGCTATTAAAGAACTGTGCAATTCGGAGCCTAATGCCCCTCTCCCTACTACCATGTAAGTCGTAGGAGGTCAGGGACAACATCTGCCCTGGTCACTGCTGCTTTCCCGATGCCTAGCTAAGTGTTAAACACAAAAGAGACATTGAGTCTTGGTTGAATGAAATATAGTGGAAAGACAGAGTTAGAGGTTTAAGGTGAATTGCCTGCGGGTTCTTCATCTGAACGCTTTGCCTTTGATTTTCCGCCTTAAACTAAACTAGTATCAGATAAAACACTGAGTTGAACTCTCCTTATTGATTGGCCCTTCAAGTGGCCACTTTCCTGGAGGTGGTAATCCACAAAGTTGTTAGCAGGTGACATTTCCTGTCTCCATCTATGTAACACCTCAGTTATTATCGCGTCTCCTGCAGAGACTAAAGAACATGCAATTTAAGTTTGTACACTTAGCTATTTCTGCTTGCATCACTCTTTTTCCTGCAGGGAAGCAGAAATCTTTGTAACATCATTCATGCTTTCTGGATTGTCTTGACTAAGAATCAGTTAAATCACTGCTTCATGCATTGACTTCCTCACCTCTTCCTGAACTTGGATCAAAGATTTCCTTCTCAATGCGACCTTCCCTGGATCCTTGATCTAAAACTTCAACTAtcttccccgccccgcccccaacccTCGATGTTTTAAAACTCCCTTTCCTacattttctccttaaaatttcTCACTACCCTATATATTCTATTGTTCTTGTTTTGTGTCTCCATCAACCAGAATGAAGATCCTTGAAGGAAAGAACTTCTGTTTTATTCAGTTTACCCTATGCCTGACATctaatattagttgaatgaatgagcagacCACCTGGATACTGCTccataccaggaaaaaaaaaaaaaaaaaaaaattcacgaaAATAGGagcagagtctgtttcttcaagTCTCCTTCATTCTCCATTTCTGCTTCTTCTCCACCTTCCAAACTGATCGGATAACCCTAACTAGACAGGGGTCAAAAACACTCAACTGTTACAGCTTTGCCTTCCACAAGGACAGCTGACACCCCTGCTTTCGCTCTACTGCACTGTCTAGCATAAAGCTCGACCTGCGATAAGCACTCAGGGACGATCTGGTGAGAGTAAGTGAATGAGTCTGAACTGTCATAACAAAGAATACTCCCTGCTTCTGAGTTTCTTCTTCACATAACCTTCCCAGAGCAGCACAGCTTGTCGTCCTCATTCCTGGGCTCCCACGTCCATTTTAAAGTGGCTACTCTAGTTCCTGCCGCCATATTTGCATTCTAGCCATTGGGAAGGGGCAAGGAAAACATTCCTCTTCGGAGCATTACACCAAATGGCACGTTTCTGCTCCTGTCCTTAGTCACATGACCATTATCTAGCtgaaagggaggctgggaagtgtggTATGCAGCTGGACATAGATGTTCTATAATTAAGGAAGGGGAGGATGGGCATTGGTCAAATTCTAGCAGTTTATTACATAGACAATAAAAGCAAAGCACCTTGCTTTTCATTTCCAGTCTTACCATTTGTACGTAACTAGTTTGTGTTTGCATTCATCATCTTCACCCTCACTGCTATCACTAAGTAAGTGAAGCGAATTTtgtaaaacttaaaagaattttatgtgAAGAGAAAGCAATCAGGGAATGTCGACTATTAATCTTAACAAAGGGATAGCCCTTCAAACTCTTGTGCTTTTTTCACCCACAACAATCCCACACACACTCTTCAGCAAAATTAATCTTGTATTTGGAAGTACAAACATGGTCActatgctctgtctctcaaaggTGTTACTTACGGTGCCCTACCTGAATGCAATTAAAGGCTTGTCCCTCATGCACAACTGGGGATGCTATTAGGAGATCGAAAACCAGGGTGCTAAAGTCAAACTGACTGCAGGGTTCTTAACCCCACCACCCCTGCAAGCTATGAAATAAGTACTCTTTGGTTATTTTTCTGGTCAAATACATCAAGTAAACTGTGCCTTTTGACTTTCTCTGAGGAAAATATTaaacatcaacaggctaaagctCCAACTTGATTGTTAATTTTGTAGGTTCTCTAACAAATCCAGGAACCTGATAACTTCTGGGCAAAGATCTCAAAGTTCAAGGAGAAAGAACAGATACTGGTCTCCTAATTTCTTAGTTGAGCCTCCCCTTTTCTGATGAGGCAAGCAATAAAGAGAGctaatatttaaagtgctgagcTATAAACCATTCAACTAAGAACTGCCATATTACATAATTCAAAGGATGAATTCTagttaaaaaaatcacatctgaCTTCTGTCacctcattcattccacaaatactggAGTGCTTACAATTTATCAAGAACTGCTCTAGCAGTGGGAACACAGGTCTGGCCTCGGAGACCTGACATTCCTATGAGGTGAGAGAGTCGGTAAACGgggtaaagaaataaaacctataGTATGTCAAAGGGGGATAAATGCCATGAAGAATgaaaacctttttctttctccttaatttCCAATCTCATTAAAATATCTGGATAGCTAGGCTTGATGTTGTACACTTTGGAAAGTCTGCCATTCAACAAAAGAAGATACTGAAGAGTGGACAatgttctcttgggtatataaaATCCAAGAAACACTTGGAACCAATTTCTCTGAGTGCTTTCAAAAAAGGAGCTACAGCTCCACTCCGACTAATCAGCAAAATTTTtgtcaaagaaaaggaaaggactaATGTAGAGCGACTACCCACCAGGTTAGAAGGGAACACGCGCTACACATGGGAAGGTTCAATGGTTAGCTAGTGGCTtgggtttttttcatttatccttttCTGTACTGTTAGAATTCTCAGCATTTAGCTCAGATAAAAGTtatgatttaaaatgaaataacacgTGAGGTTTTTATTGGATAGGGAAGGGGGTAACAGattaaaacaaaagtataaaGATGCTTTCAAAATTCATCCCCGGCCATCAAAACACTGCCCCAGGGACTGCCTCTCACAGAAATTCTACACATACTCACTTGTTACGAGTCTAAATGCCCCTTCCGCTGTCCAGCCCACATACTTGAAGACAAGGATGGCTAAGGAAGCTACCAACAACTCTTCCTTATACTTTCCCTGTAGTCTCATCCTCCTTTCTTTAAACTAGACTCACAAAGTGATTTAGTCAGAAGAACAGACAACCTTTTTTTATAAA harbors:
- the SMIM32 gene encoding small integral membrane protein 32, encoding MYGDVFNATAGPEAAGGGALALAATVKAEGALPLELATARGMRDGAATKPDLPTYLLLFFLLLLSVALVVLFIGCQLRHSAFAALPHDRSLRDARAPWKSRPV